Proteins from one Mycobacterium sp. HUMS_12744610 genomic window:
- a CDS encoding alpha/beta hydrolase, with protein MRQRGLAAVRAGLESAPLPDAMPDMAAIDEAVIPGPAGDIPARIYRPTAETGGPVSVYLHGGGLVMGSNHSFEPLARELAAASEAAVVAVEYRLAPESPPPAQFHDAYAATEWVSRNAPQLDVDAARLAVVGDSAGGSLAAAVALAARDRGGPPIFAQVLLYPGLDRDMSAPSVTALADAPMLARDDIEYMHALVDGDAGPPTDPYLVPAYACDLSGLPPAIVVTGGCDPIRDWGERYAARLADADVQTTTTRYPGVYHGFLMRSDATARGRLAIAEVGALLRAKFRHPVRFDVPITGQPSTALR; from the coding sequence ATGCGGCAGCGCGGCCTGGCCGCGGTGCGCGCCGGGCTGGAATCCGCCCCCCTGCCCGACGCGATGCCCGACATGGCCGCCATCGATGAGGCCGTCATTCCCGGTCCCGCGGGCGACATCCCGGCCCGGATCTACCGTCCCACCGCCGAGACCGGCGGCCCCGTGTCGGTTTATCTGCATGGCGGTGGACTCGTGATGGGCTCCAACCACTCCTTCGAACCCCTGGCGCGTGAGCTGGCGGCGGCGTCGGAGGCCGCCGTCGTGGCCGTCGAGTACCGGCTCGCCCCGGAGTCCCCGCCGCCCGCGCAGTTCCACGACGCCTACGCGGCCACGGAGTGGGTTTCGCGGAACGCGCCGCAACTCGATGTCGATGCCGCACGGCTGGCCGTCGTCGGCGACAGCGCCGGCGGGTCGCTCGCGGCCGCGGTCGCGCTCGCCGCCCGCGACCGCGGCGGGCCCCCGATCTTCGCTCAGGTGCTGCTGTATCCGGGGCTGGACCGCGACATGTCCGCTCCGTCGGTCACCGCGCTGGCCGACGCGCCGATGCTGGCCCGCGATGACATCGAGTACATGCACGCCCTGGTCGACGGCGACGCCGGCCCACCGACCGACCCCTACCTCGTCCCCGCGTATGCCTGCGACCTGTCCGGCCTGCCGCCGGCGATCGTGGTGACCGGCGGTTGCGACCCGATCCGCGATTGGGGCGAGCGCTACGCCGCCCGGTTGGCCGACGCCGACGTGCAGACCACGACCACCCGCTATCCGGGCGTCTACCACGGCTTTTTGATGCGCTCGGACGCAACCGCGCGGGGCCGGCTGGCCATCGCCGAGGTCGGCGCGCTGCTGCGCGCCAAATTTCGGCATCCGGTGCGCTTTGACGTCCCGATCACCGGACAGCCGTCGACCGCATTGCGTTGA
- a CDS encoding SDR family NAD(P)-dependent oxidoreductase, translating into MSARESFGGGVAVITGAGSGLGAGLARHAGGLGMTVVLADIDGAAAASVADELRAAGESAVDVVCDVRDPDAVRDLAERVYRDIGAVRLLVNNAGIEQFGYLWDTPVPNWQRIIDINVSGVFYGVRAFLPKMMATDEPAWVWNIASVGAVVAIPLQAPYIVSKHAVLALTECLYLEVESTGHGQHIHVQAVLPGPVSSNIFESAGGVDAGGAGKGVDVQAAEAQRSAMLDIKATAMDAREAAAALFEQATDGRFYLHTHPDAVGAAMSERADVLAAQRPPTLRLESRFESTKH; encoded by the coding sequence GTGAGCGCCCGGGAATCGTTCGGCGGCGGGGTCGCCGTCATCACCGGAGCGGGCTCCGGACTGGGGGCCGGTTTGGCGCGCCACGCCGGCGGGCTGGGCATGACCGTGGTGCTGGCGGACATCGACGGGGCGGCGGCCGCCTCGGTGGCCGACGAACTGCGCGCGGCGGGCGAGTCCGCGGTCGACGTCGTCTGCGACGTGCGTGACCCCGACGCCGTGCGGGACCTTGCTGAGCGGGTGTACCGGGATATCGGTGCGGTGCGGTTGCTGGTCAACAACGCCGGCATCGAACAGTTCGGCTACCTGTGGGATACGCCGGTGCCCAACTGGCAACGCATCATCGACATCAACGTCAGCGGTGTCTTTTACGGCGTGCGGGCGTTCCTGCCGAAGATGATGGCCACCGACGAGCCTGCCTGGGTGTGGAACATCGCGTCGGTCGGCGCGGTGGTGGCGATCCCGTTGCAGGCCCCCTACATCGTCAGCAAGCATGCCGTGCTGGCGCTGACCGAGTGCCTGTACCTGGAGGTCGAATCGACCGGGCACGGCCAGCACATTCACGTCCAGGCCGTGCTCCCCGGACCCGTATCGTCCAACATCTTCGAGTCAGCCGGCGGAGTCGACGCCGGCGGGGCCGGCAAGGGCGTGGACGTTCAGGCCGCCGAGGCGCAACGTTCGGCGATGCTCGACATCAAGGCCACGGCCATGGACGCGCGGGAAGCCGCCGCGGCGTTGTTCGAGCAAGCCACCGACGGGCGCTTCTACCTGCACACCCACCCCGACGCGGTTGGCGCCGCGATGTCCGAGCGCGCCGATGTGCTTGCCGCACAACGCCCTCCGACGCTGCGCCTCGAGAGCCGCTTCGAATCGACGAAGCACTGA
- a CDS encoding nuclear transport factor 2 family protein, whose translation MANDITLPELQEFIAGFWYHYDEAHYDVLAASYAEDVRYLTRSDSGASPFEELMSPELTGRDAVMEWLSEHRTQSPYPLRHHATNVHRTGTDGDVTRARFYIFVNQIANFVPFAVSSGVVDVGVRRGADGLQFTEMDVVLDATNSVLLSELAADSATGS comes from the coding sequence ATGGCAAACGACATCACGCTGCCCGAATTGCAGGAGTTCATCGCCGGCTTCTGGTACCACTACGACGAGGCCCACTACGACGTGCTGGCGGCCAGTTACGCCGAGGACGTTCGCTATCTGACCCGAAGCGATTCCGGCGCAAGCCCTTTCGAGGAGTTGATGTCACCGGAGCTCACCGGCCGTGACGCGGTGATGGAGTGGCTGTCCGAGCACCGCACGCAGAGCCCGTATCCGCTGCGCCACCACGCCACCAATGTGCACCGCACCGGCACCGACGGTGACGTGACCCGGGCTCGGTTCTACATCTTCGTCAACCAGATCGCCAACTTCGTGCCGTTCGCGGTGTCCAGCGGGGTCGTCGACGTCGGGGTCCGGCGCGGCGCCGACGGACTTCAGTTCACCGAAATGGACGTCGTCCTGGACGCCACCAACTCGGTGCTGCTGTCGGAGTTGGCCGCCGACAGCGCAACGGGTTCGTGA
- a CDS encoding acyl-CoA dehydrogenase family protein, which produces MTAGPGADAALIEMMDAVFAGHREKCPPTTTVQRDPDLWRHLDELGLVRLTGDEQHGGSGAGWAEAAELLAAAVRHGVRIPLAEHDLLACWLLDAVGVPVDDAVRTVCVLDTQGSAAQVPWAASADRVVLVWRADGQYRVADVARATLTITAGVNLIGEPRDTVAADLAALEGTPAGPALITQLGLKSGLVRAIQVCAALDRILQLCVEHSTSRVQFGRPLAKFQAVGNLVSDIATEAALARATTEAALSAGMASQWSGPNLGFLVAVARSCAGHATSVAVRNAHQVHGAMGTTREHRLHEFTRAALAWRSEFGSVGYWDRQVTDNAMHASAGGLWSLITG; this is translated from the coding sequence ATGACCGCCGGGCCTGGCGCCGACGCCGCACTCATCGAGATGATGGATGCGGTGTTCGCCGGACACCGCGAAAAGTGTCCGCCCACCACGACCGTCCAGCGGGATCCGGACCTGTGGCGGCATCTCGACGAACTCGGCCTGGTGCGGCTGACTGGCGACGAGCAGCACGGCGGCAGCGGGGCCGGCTGGGCCGAAGCGGCCGAGCTCCTGGCCGCCGCCGTCCGGCACGGAGTCCGAATCCCGTTGGCGGAACACGATTTACTGGCATGCTGGCTACTGGATGCGGTGGGAGTGCCCGTAGATGACGCGGTCCGGACCGTCTGCGTGCTCGACACACAGGGATCCGCGGCGCAGGTGCCGTGGGCCGCTTCGGCCGACCGGGTGGTGCTCGTGTGGCGCGCCGACGGGCAGTACCGCGTCGCCGACGTCGCGCGCGCGACGCTCACCATCACCGCGGGCGTCAACCTGATCGGCGAACCGCGAGACACCGTGGCCGCCGATCTGGCGGCTCTGGAAGGGACCCCGGCGGGCCCGGCCCTCATCACCCAGCTCGGGCTGAAGTCGGGGCTGGTGCGCGCGATCCAGGTGTGCGCCGCGCTGGACCGGATTCTGCAGCTGTGCGTCGAGCATTCGACCTCACGAGTCCAGTTCGGCCGCCCGCTGGCGAAATTCCAGGCCGTGGGAAACCTGGTGTCCGACATCGCGACCGAGGCGGCGCTCGCTCGGGCCACCACGGAAGCGGCGCTGAGTGCCGGGATGGCCAGTCAATGGTCGGGACCGAATCTCGGCTTCCTTGTCGCCGTCGCACGTTCGTGTGCCGGCCACGCGACCTCGGTGGCGGTGCGCAACGCACACCAGGTGCACGGAGCCATGGGCACCACCCGCGAGCACCGGCTGCACGAATTCACCCGGGCCGCGCTCGCCTGGCGTTCGGAATTCGGTTCGGTGGGGTACTGGGACCGGCAGGTCACCGACAATGCGATGCACGCGAGCGCGGGCGGGCTGTGGAGTCTGATCACCGGCTGA
- a CDS encoding acyl-CoA dehydrogenase family protein has protein sequence MTLPRLVPPARVDPATTEGLRTEVRDFLADQLAAGAFTPSVDAWLTGWDEDFTAALAARGWLGMTVPVDYGGHGRSFLERFVVTEELLAAGAPVAAHWIADRQIVPSLLKYGTEQQKSEFLPRIVRGECFFGIGMSEPDSGSDLASVRTRATRVDGGWSLSGTKVWTSGAHRAHAFIVLARTAPVDPAHRHAGLSQFIVDLRGAGVEIRPIVSMNGAHHFNEVILDSAFVPDEMVFGEIGDGWQQVTSELAFERSGPERFLSTFVLLAACADRMAANAIPRDPDLGRLVARIAGLHQMSTAVAGALERHEPADLPAAVVKVLGTTTEGDIAEFADLLDSPDSVFAGLVRAAVDQRPGFTLRGGTNEVLRGVVARGLGMR, from the coding sequence ATGACGCTCCCCCGGCTGGTGCCGCCCGCCCGCGTCGACCCCGCGACGACCGAGGGCCTGCGTACCGAGGTGCGCGACTTCCTCGCCGACCAGCTGGCCGCCGGGGCGTTCACCCCGTCCGTCGACGCCTGGCTGACCGGATGGGACGAGGACTTCACCGCCGCGCTGGCCGCACGCGGGTGGCTGGGCATGACGGTGCCGGTCGACTACGGCGGGCACGGGCGGTCCTTCCTGGAGAGGTTCGTCGTCACCGAGGAACTGCTGGCCGCCGGCGCGCCCGTGGCGGCGCACTGGATCGCCGACCGCCAGATCGTGCCGTCGCTGCTCAAATACGGCACCGAACAGCAGAAGTCGGAGTTCCTGCCGCGCATCGTGCGAGGCGAGTGCTTCTTCGGCATCGGCATGAGCGAACCGGACTCGGGCTCGGATTTGGCCAGTGTGCGCACCCGCGCCACCCGCGTCGACGGTGGCTGGTCGTTGAGCGGCACCAAGGTCTGGACGTCGGGGGCCCACCGCGCCCACGCCTTCATCGTCCTGGCGCGCACCGCGCCGGTGGATCCGGCGCACCGTCACGCCGGGCTCAGCCAATTCATCGTCGACCTGCGCGGCGCCGGCGTCGAGATCCGGCCGATCGTGTCGATGAACGGCGCCCACCACTTCAACGAGGTGATCCTGGATTCTGCGTTCGTCCCCGACGAGATGGTCTTCGGCGAGATCGGCGACGGCTGGCAGCAGGTGACCTCCGAGCTCGCCTTCGAGCGCAGCGGACCCGAGCGGTTCCTGTCCACCTTCGTGCTGTTGGCGGCCTGCGCGGATCGCATGGCGGCCAACGCCATCCCCCGCGATCCGGACCTGGGGCGGCTGGTGGCGCGCATCGCCGGCCTGCATCAGATGTCCACCGCGGTGGCCGGCGCGCTGGAACGGCACGAGCCCGCGGACCTTCCCGCCGCCGTCGTCAAGGTGCTGGGCACCACCACCGAGGGCGACATCGCGGAATTCGCCGACCTACTTGACTCCCCCGATTCGGTGTTCGCCGGCCTGGTACGTGCGGCCGTCGACCAGCGGCCCGGGTTCACACTGCGCGGCGGCACCAACGAGGTGCTGCGTGGCGTGGTCGCGCGCGGCTTGGGCATGCGATGA
- a CDS encoding crotonase/enoyl-CoA hydratase family protein, with product MSAPLHIAADGPTQLWTISMPAVGNAITGNDFIAALEAAVDAANADTTVRAVILTGDGKIFSAGGNVKEMADRAGMFGLDAIDQRRAYIDGVQRIPRALGRLEVPLIGAINGAAVGAGCDLAMMCDIRVASERASFAESFVQLGLIPGDGGTWFLQRAIGYERAAEMTFTGDRVDAATALDWGMISRVVAHDDLLPQARALAERIAKNPPHALRMAKRLLQESRTGTLESTLGMAAAMQPLAHHDREHEQRIAKWRTR from the coding sequence ATGAGCGCGCCTCTGCACATCGCCGCCGACGGGCCGACGCAGCTGTGGACGATCAGCATGCCCGCGGTGGGCAACGCGATCACCGGAAACGACTTCATCGCCGCGCTCGAGGCGGCCGTCGATGCGGCGAACGCCGACACCACCGTTCGCGCCGTCATCCTGACCGGGGACGGCAAAATCTTTTCCGCCGGAGGCAATGTCAAGGAAATGGCCGACCGCGCCGGAATGTTCGGTCTCGACGCGATCGACCAGCGGCGCGCCTACATCGACGGAGTCCAGCGCATCCCGAGGGCGTTGGGACGTCTCGAGGTGCCGTTGATCGGTGCGATCAACGGCGCCGCCGTCGGCGCGGGCTGCGATCTGGCGATGATGTGCGACATCCGCGTCGCCTCCGAACGGGCGTCGTTCGCAGAGAGCTTCGTGCAACTCGGCCTGATCCCGGGGGACGGCGGCACCTGGTTTCTGCAGCGGGCGATCGGCTACGAGCGCGCCGCCGAGATGACGTTCACCGGCGACCGCGTGGATGCGGCGACCGCACTCGATTGGGGCATGATCAGCCGCGTGGTGGCCCACGACGACCTGCTCCCCCAGGCGCGGGCGCTCGCCGAGCGCATCGCCAAGAACCCGCCGCACGCGTTGCGGATGGCCAAGCGGTTGCTGCAGGAGTCGCGCACCGGAACCCTGGAGTCGACGCTGGGGATGGCCGCGGCCATGCAGCCGCTGGCCCACCACGACCGCGAGCACGAGCAGCGCATCGCCAAGTGGAGAACGCGCTGA
- a CDS encoding aldehyde dehydrogenase family protein codes for MHDYDRRTLFIDGQWVKPAGEDVIEVIDPSTERPIGSVPAGTAEDVDAAVAAARRAFDPLISVAERRERVAAVIAAMEKRLPDIAETISREMGAPLRIAQTVQTQVPLAVARGFAGVLETFEFEEHVANSLVVREPYGVVGAITPWNYPLYQVVAKVLPAIAAGCTTVLKPSNEAPLSVFEFVEAVEEAALPAGVVNLVSGSGAVIGERLAEHPDLDFVSFTGSTGVGARVAELAGRSVKKVALELGGKSANVILDDADLSTAVKVGVGNAFLNGGQTCMAWTRMLVPRSRYGEALDLIAAAVAKYTVGDPFDAATRIGPSASAKQFETVRGYIERARRDGARLLTGGADKVRDIGYYLAPTVFADVDPASELGQEEVFGPVLAVIPFDDDADALRIANCTPYGLSGAVWAGDIDRAIAFARGVQTGQLDINGGNYNPIAPFGGYKKSGIGRELGRAGFEEYLQTKSLQLPA; via the coding sequence ATGCACGACTACGACCGCCGCACACTGTTCATCGACGGGCAATGGGTCAAGCCCGCCGGCGAGGACGTCATCGAGGTGATCGACCCCTCCACCGAGCGGCCGATCGGTTCGGTGCCCGCCGGTACCGCCGAGGACGTCGACGCGGCCGTCGCCGCCGCCCGCCGCGCCTTCGACCCGCTGATCAGTGTCGCCGAGCGCCGCGAGCGGGTCGCCGCCGTGATCGCCGCGATGGAGAAGCGCCTGCCCGACATCGCCGAGACCATCAGCCGCGAAATGGGTGCGCCGCTGCGCATCGCGCAGACCGTGCAGACCCAGGTCCCGCTGGCCGTCGCGCGAGGTTTCGCCGGCGTGCTCGAGACTTTCGAATTCGAAGAGCACGTGGCCAATTCGCTCGTCGTGCGCGAACCCTACGGCGTGGTCGGAGCCATCACGCCGTGGAACTACCCGCTGTATCAGGTGGTGGCCAAGGTGCTGCCGGCGATCGCCGCCGGCTGCACCACGGTGCTCAAGCCCAGCAACGAGGCGCCGCTATCGGTGTTCGAGTTCGTCGAGGCAGTCGAGGAGGCCGCCCTGCCCGCCGGCGTGGTGAACCTGGTATCCGGCAGCGGCGCGGTGATCGGCGAACGACTCGCCGAGCACCCCGACCTCGATTTCGTGTCGTTCACCGGGTCCACCGGCGTCGGCGCCCGGGTCGCCGAGCTGGCGGGACGGTCGGTGAAGAAGGTGGCCCTCGAGCTCGGCGGCAAGTCGGCCAACGTCATCCTCGACGACGCCGACCTGTCCACCGCGGTCAAGGTCGGCGTCGGCAACGCCTTCCTCAACGGCGGGCAGACGTGCATGGCCTGGACCCGGATGCTGGTGCCGCGGTCGCGCTACGGCGAGGCGCTGGACCTCATCGCGGCCGCGGTGGCCAAATACACCGTCGGCGATCCGTTCGACGCGGCCACCCGCATCGGGCCGTCGGCGTCGGCCAAGCAGTTCGAGACCGTGCGCGGCTACATCGAGCGCGCCCGGCGCGACGGCGCGCGGCTGCTCACCGGCGGCGCCGACAAGGTCCGCGATATCGGGTACTACCTGGCGCCCACGGTGTTCGCCGACGTCGACCCCGCCTCCGAACTGGGTCAGGAAGAGGTCTTCGGGCCGGTGCTCGCGGTCATCCCCTTCGACGACGACGCCGACGCGCTGCGCATCGCCAACTGCACCCCCTACGGCCTGTCCGGCGCGGTATGGGCGGGCGACATCGACCGCGCGATCGCGTTCGCTCGCGGCGTGCAGACCGGCCAACTCGACATCAACGGCGGCAACTACAACCCGATCGCCCCCTTCGGCGGCTACAAGAAATCGGGCATCGGCCGTGAGCTGGGCCGCGCGGGGTTCGAGGAGTACCTGCAGACCAAGTCACTACAGTTGCCCGCATGA
- a CDS encoding zinc-binding dehydrogenase translates to MFTGRIARFDEPGKPFEIETVTLPEVGPGEILIRVSRANICGSDVHAWHGTFATRGLGGQLPTVLGHEMVGAIEALGDGASKDSNGKPLAPGTRVVFPYFFCCHECRNCLTGRRNACVNLKMAMLGRADEPPYFVGGYGDYYLLPAGAVVYTVPDTISDDIAAGANCALSQVMYGLERVDAQLGEYVVVQGAGALGLYAVAVAKARGAARVIAIDGVPERLELATAFGADDVIDITEVPEVKDRAKVVRRLTDGQGADVVVEVVGHPSAIDEGLKLLGQFGRYVEIGNINIGKTFEFDPSRFVFGNKSMVGVSLYDPAVLARALTFLEQNHDRLPLNRLAAATYSLEDINPAFTAAEAKRDVRASIVP, encoded by the coding sequence GTGTTCACAGGTCGCATCGCGCGGTTCGACGAGCCCGGCAAGCCGTTCGAGATCGAAACGGTAACGCTCCCGGAAGTGGGTCCCGGAGAGATACTGATCAGAGTCAGCCGCGCCAACATCTGCGGATCGGACGTGCACGCCTGGCATGGCACCTTCGCCACTCGCGGCCTGGGCGGACAGCTGCCCACCGTGCTGGGCCACGAGATGGTCGGCGCGATCGAGGCGCTCGGCGACGGTGCCAGCAAGGATTCCAACGGCAAACCGCTGGCGCCGGGCACCAGGGTGGTGTTCCCCTACTTCTTCTGCTGCCACGAGTGCCGCAACTGTCTGACCGGGCGGCGAAATGCGTGTGTGAACCTGAAGATGGCGATGCTCGGGCGCGCCGACGAGCCGCCCTACTTCGTCGGCGGATACGGCGACTATTACCTGCTGCCCGCCGGCGCGGTCGTCTACACCGTTCCCGACACCATCTCCGACGACATCGCCGCGGGCGCCAACTGCGCCCTCTCGCAGGTCATGTACGGCCTGGAGCGGGTCGATGCGCAGCTCGGCGAGTACGTGGTGGTGCAGGGCGCGGGTGCGCTGGGTCTGTACGCCGTCGCCGTGGCCAAGGCGCGCGGCGCCGCCCGGGTGATCGCCATCGACGGGGTGCCCGAACGGCTGGAGCTCGCGACCGCATTCGGCGCCGACGACGTCATCGACATCACCGAAGTGCCCGAAGTCAAGGACCGGGCCAAGGTCGTACGCCGATTGACCGACGGTCAAGGGGCCGACGTGGTGGTCGAGGTGGTCGGGCACCCCTCCGCAATCGACGAAGGGCTTAAATTGCTCGGGCAGTTCGGCCGTTACGTCGAGATCGGCAACATCAACATCGGCAAGACCTTCGAATTCGACCCGTCGAGATTCGTGTTCGGCAACAAGTCGATGGTGGGGGTCTCGCTCTACGACCCGGCCGTGCTGGCACGGGCGCTAACCTTCCTCGAGCAGAACCACGATCGGCTACCGCTGAACCGCCTTGCGGCAGCAACTTATTCGCTCGAGGACATCAATCCTGCGTTTACCGCGGCCGAGGCCAAGCGCGACGTCCGGGCCAGTATCGTCCCCTGA
- a CDS encoding transposase, with protein sequence MATKTALLGLLDQAVDEGWTLRQACHALELGELRAHRWIARRAIGQLVDKIPGGSPMHGLLDEEVSEILALFDQWGETDRSHRKLAHRGSYLGRVWVSPSSVRRVLFLADKHFRPLPKPGRSQRKPFPDWVDYKPNSIWIYDTTHFTRAGMAVLIIQDLVSRKWITEVVSAEETSTQVEIGFTDALDIEGLLQAVERRADGLVDIGIDDQARPILLAVSDNGPQMTSGSTREFMAMSAIAQHFGRPGTPTDQAWIESFNGHLKAEFPHLLAIEDPATLRAELAVTRQFWNGVRLHAGIGYVTPNDEHEGRGEAIRKARQAGLESARNRRLAWHRQQRHTQPIQDPDDVV encoded by the coding sequence GTGGCCACCAAGACGGCGCTGTTGGGCTTGCTCGACCAGGCGGTCGATGAAGGTTGGACACTGCGCCAGGCATGCCATGCGTTGGAGCTCGGCGAGCTGCGGGCACATCGCTGGATCGCTCGCCGAGCGATCGGCCAGCTGGTCGACAAGATCCCTGGTGGGTCGCCCATGCATGGGCTGCTCGACGAAGAAGTCAGCGAGATCTTGGCGTTGTTCGACCAGTGGGGCGAGACCGACCGCTCGCACCGCAAGCTTGCTCACCGCGGCTCTTATCTGGGCCGGGTATGGGTGTCACCGTCGAGTGTTCGTCGGGTCCTGTTCTTGGCGGACAAGCACTTTCGACCACTTCCCAAGCCTGGACGTTCTCAACGCAAGCCCTTCCCGGATTGGGTGGACTACAAGCCGAACTCGATCTGGATTTACGATACGACGCACTTCACCAGGGCGGGGATGGCAGTGTTGATCATTCAGGATTTGGTCTCGCGCAAGTGGATCACCGAGGTCGTCTCCGCTGAGGAAACCTCCACCCAGGTCGAGATCGGGTTCACCGACGCGCTCGACATCGAGGGACTCCTGCAGGCCGTTGAGCGACGCGCCGACGGCCTGGTCGATATCGGCATCGACGACCAGGCCCGGCCGATCCTGCTCGCGGTGTCCGATAACGGTCCCCAGATGACGTCGGGCTCGACGCGGGAGTTCATGGCCATGTCTGCGATCGCCCAGCACTTCGGACGCCCCGGAACGCCGACCGATCAAGCCTGGATCGAGAGTTTCAACGGGCACCTCAAGGCCGAGTTCCCGCACCTGCTCGCGATCGAGGACCCCGCCACCCTGCGCGCCGAACTTGCCGTCACCCGCCAATTCTGGAACGGAGTCCGGTTGCACGCCGGCATCGGCTATGTCACGCCCAACGACGAACACGAAGGACGAGGGGAGGCCATCCGCAAAGCACGCCAAGCCGGGCTCGAATCCGCCCGCAACCGCCGACTTGCCTGGCACCGCCAGCAAAGGCACACTCAACCCATACAGGATCCCGACGATGTTGTCTGA
- a CDS encoding helix-turn-helix domain-containing protein yields the protein MSEANSGGDRSHRRPKRFLSPSQKYEIWLQLVRQEVTIAEAAANHQVDRTTIMRIRTIAKEGALAALAAAKPGAAARQRDYELDAAKAENARLSEALKEMAVRLTLVEGKGRWG from the coding sequence ATGTCCGAAGCAAACTCTGGTGGCGACCGCTCGCACCGTCGCCCGAAGCGGTTCTTGAGCCCGTCGCAGAAGTACGAGATATGGCTGCAGCTGGTACGCCAGGAGGTGACGATCGCCGAGGCCGCCGCCAACCATCAGGTGGATCGCACGACGATCATGCGCATCCGCACGATCGCCAAGGAAGGTGCGCTGGCCGCGCTGGCGGCAGCCAAGCCAGGCGCGGCGGCCCGCCAACGCGACTACGAACTCGATGCCGCCAAGGCCGAGAACGCGCGGCTGTCCGAGGCACTCAAGGAGATGGCCGTGCGGCTGACGTTGGTCGAGGGAAAAGGGCGCTGGGGCTAA
- a CDS encoding TetR/AcrR family transcriptional regulator codes for MSAPGKQTRSERRAEQLRLDIAIAARDIFLAQGSTSATVERICEEAGIAPRTFHRHFPVKEDVVMPLFREFGRLSVQVLHHAPSTSNAVDTLVEAFSTEVPKRGQVEMDRRFLALMLNDPQYRLRWLDWGEDLAEPISEFLAARFDLGADPFRRELPAQLVIQCCRHAYVHWVVDGDLRRLKRGLRTGIEMALASLTPGPRMLHT; via the coding sequence GTGAGCGCGCCCGGTAAGCAGACCCGAAGCGAACGGCGCGCGGAGCAGCTCCGCTTGGATATCGCAATCGCAGCGCGCGACATCTTCCTCGCCCAGGGATCGACGTCGGCAACCGTCGAGCGCATCTGCGAGGAGGCGGGGATCGCGCCTCGGACCTTCCACCGGCACTTCCCGGTAAAGGAAGACGTCGTCATGCCGTTGTTTCGCGAATTCGGCAGGCTCAGTGTCCAAGTGCTTCACCATGCCCCGTCCACGAGCAACGCCGTCGACACCTTGGTGGAGGCGTTCAGTACCGAAGTCCCCAAGCGCGGGCAGGTCGAGATGGACCGCCGGTTCTTGGCGCTGATGCTCAACGATCCGCAGTACAGGCTGCGCTGGCTTGACTGGGGAGAAGACCTGGCCGAGCCGATATCGGAGTTTCTTGCAGCCCGGTTCGACCTCGGCGCGGACCCGTTTCGTCGCGAACTGCCCGCACAACTCGTGATCCAGTGCTGCAGGCACGCCTACGTTCACTGGGTGGTCGACGGCGACCTCCGCCGCCTGAAACGCGGGTTGCGAACGGGAATCGAGATGGCGCTCGCATCGCTGACGCCAGGACCGCGAATGCTGCACACGTAA